Proteins encoded together in one Pseudomonas sp. ADAK13 window:
- a CDS encoding nuclear FMR1 interacting 1 family protein produces MTRGQVKRRLSFNWWQYLALALAPLFVVNLVFGKAEPLLPVLAMPFFIAGVASMFVSLRYFHGYKHALIATEKALDTPEEPAAWITLAARRRVALLVAALPAWVGALAVFVGLEAVPLFLLALSTLVLFYLYRIPRQLG; encoded by the coding sequence GTGACGCGCGGCCAGGTCAAGCGGCGACTGTCGTTTAACTGGTGGCAATACCTGGCGTTGGCGCTGGCGCCGTTGTTTGTGGTCAACCTGGTGTTTGGCAAGGCCGAGCCCTTGCTGCCAGTGCTGGCGATGCCGTTTTTTATCGCCGGCGTGGCCTCGATGTTTGTCAGCCTGCGTTACTTCCATGGCTATAAACACGCGCTGATCGCCACCGAAAAAGCCCTCGATACCCCCGAAGAACCGGCTGCCTGGATCACCCTCGCGGCCCGTCGCCGCGTGGCGTTGCTGGTGGCCGCGCTGCCGGCCTGGGTCGGCGCGCTGGCGGTGTTTGTCGGGCTGGAGGCGGTGCCGCTGTTTCTGCTGGCGCTGTCGACCCTGGTGCTGTTCTACCTCTATCGCATCCCGCGTCAGTTGGGTTGA
- the ribA gene encoding GTP cyclohydrolase II: MPVVFVAASKLPTPFATFTMNGFLEEATGREHVVLSLGDVADGAPVLGRVHSECLTGDALFSQRCDCGSQLEAALQAIAREGRGVLLYLRQEGRGIGLLNKIRAYELQDGGADTVEANERLGFAADQRDYAICLPMLQHLGVKSLRLMTNNPRKVKALTDMGITVAERVPLHTGHNPHNKLYLATKASKLDHMMGNEHQGEADRA; encoded by the coding sequence GTGCCCGTCGTTTTCGTCGCCGCTTCCAAGCTGCCAACCCCTTTTGCCACGTTCACCATGAATGGCTTTCTTGAAGAAGCCACCGGGCGCGAACACGTTGTTCTCAGCCTCGGTGACGTGGCGGACGGCGCCCCGGTCCTCGGCCGCGTGCACTCCGAATGCCTGACCGGCGATGCCCTGTTCAGCCAGCGTTGTGACTGCGGTTCGCAACTGGAAGCCGCCTTGCAGGCCATCGCCCGCGAAGGCCGTGGCGTGTTGTTGTACCTGCGTCAGGAAGGCCGTGGCATTGGCCTGCTGAACAAGATCCGCGCTTATGAGCTGCAAGATGGCGGGGCCGACACCGTCGAAGCCAACGAGCGCCTGGGCTTCGCTGCCGACCAGCGCGATTACGCGATCTGCCTGCCGATGCTTCAGCACCTGGGGGTCAAATCCCTGCGCCTGATGACCAACAACCCACGCAAGGTCAAAGCCTTGACCGACATGGGTATCACCGTCGCCGAGCGCGTGCCGCTGCACACCGGCCACAACCCGCACAACAAACTCTACCTGGCCACCAAGGCCAGCAAGCTCGACCACATGATGGGCAACGAGCACCAGGGCGAGGCCGACCGGGCGTGA
- the thiL gene encoding thiamine-phosphate kinase: MGEFELIRNYFAAAPCAQGGEGIALGIGDDCALLAVPPGEQLAISTDTLVAGVHFADPCDPFLLGQRSLAVAVSDLAAMGANPLAFTLALTTPTVDADWLQRYAQGLNAMAQGCGVVLVGGDTTRGPLSLTMTVFGRVPAGQALTRSGAQPGDVLCVGGELGNAAGALPLVLGQRTAEAAIAEPLLAHYWSPQPQLALGLALRGKATSAMDISDGLLADCGHIAKASAVSLLIEQQKLPLSAALLAFVGEADARVAALSGGDDYVLAFTLPPAELAPLLAAGVPVHVIGRVEAGQGVTLLDASGQDITPAIRGYQHF; the protein is encoded by the coding sequence ATGGGCGAGTTTGAGCTGATCCGCAACTACTTCGCCGCCGCGCCCTGTGCGCAGGGCGGCGAAGGTATTGCACTGGGGATTGGCGATGACTGCGCCCTGCTGGCGGTTCCTCCCGGGGAGCAGCTGGCGATTTCTACCGATACCCTGGTGGCCGGCGTGCACTTTGCCGACCCCTGCGACCCGTTTCTGCTCGGCCAGCGCTCGCTGGCCGTGGCAGTCAGCGATCTGGCGGCGATGGGCGCCAACCCCCTCGCGTTTACCCTTGCCCTGACCACCCCGACGGTTGATGCCGATTGGCTGCAACGCTATGCCCAGGGTTTGAATGCCATGGCCCAGGGTTGCGGTGTGGTTCTGGTAGGCGGCGACACCACCCGTGGGCCCCTGAGCCTGACCATGACCGTGTTTGGGCGGGTGCCGGCGGGCCAGGCCTTGACCCGCAGCGGCGCGCAGCCTGGCGACGTGCTGTGTGTGGGCGGTGAACTGGGTAACGCAGCGGGCGCATTGCCGCTGGTGCTGGGGCAGCGCACGGCAGAGGCGGCTATCGCCGAGCCGCTGCTGGCCCATTACTGGTCGCCGCAACCGCAGTTGGCGCTGGGCTTGGCGCTGCGGGGCAAGGCCACGTCCGCGATGGATATTTCCGACGGCCTTTTGGCCGATTGCGGGCATATCGCCAAGGCGTCGGCTGTCAGCTTGTTGATCGAACAGCAAAAACTGCCGTTGTCGGCCGCCTTGCTGGCGTTCGTCGGCGAGGCGGATGCCCGGGTGGCCGCGTTGAGCGGGGGGGACGACTACGTACTGGCGTTCACCTTGCCGCCCGCCGAACTGGCGCCGTTGTTGGCTGCCGGTGTGCCAGTGCATGTGATCGGCCGGGTCGAGGCGGGGCAGGGCGTTACCCTGCTGGATGCGTCTGGTCAGGACATCACGCCAGCCATTCGTGGCTATCAACATTTCTGA
- the nusB gene encoding transcription antitermination factor NusB, translated as MISDDSDQFNPQDPRPADAGKPSKSEKRRAARQLATQALYQRHMAKTSLNEIEAQFRVDNDFSMADASYFHDILHGVPANLPEIDAALTPCLDLAIEELDPVELAVLRLSTWELLKRVDVPYRVVINEGIELAKVYGSTDGHKFVNGVLDKLAPRLREAEVKAYKR; from the coding sequence GTGATTAGCGACGACAGCGATCAGTTCAACCCCCAGGACCCGCGCCCAGCAGACGCCGGCAAGCCATCGAAAAGCGAAAAGCGTCGTGCGGCCCGCCAGCTCGCGACCCAGGCGCTGTACCAGCGCCACATGGCCAAAACCTCGCTGAACGAAATCGAGGCGCAGTTTCGCGTCGACAACGATTTCAGCATGGCCGATGCCAGCTACTTCCACGACATCCTGCACGGCGTTCCGGCCAACCTGCCAGAGATCGACGCTGCACTGACGCCGTGCCTGGACCTGGCGATCGAAGAGCTGGACCCGGTTGAACTGGCCGTACTGCGCCTGTCCACCTGGGAGCTGCTCAAGCGCGTCGACGTACCGTACCGCGTGGTGATCAACGAAGGGATCGAACTGGCGAAAGTCTACGGTTCCACCGACGGTCACAAGTTCGTCAACGGCGTGCTCGACAAGCTGGCCCCGCGCCTGCGTGAAGCCGAAGTGAAGGCGTACAAGCGCTAA
- the ribH gene encoding 6,7-dimethyl-8-ribityllumazine synthase produces MTLKTIEGTFIAPKGRYALVVGRFNSFVVESLVSGAVDALVRHGVSESDITIIRAPGAFEIPLVAQKVAQQGEYAAIIALGAVIRGGTPHFEYVAGECTKGLAQVSMEFGVPVAFGVLTVDSIEQAIERSGTKAGNKGAEAALSALEMVSLLAQLEAK; encoded by the coding sequence ATGACCCTGAAGACCATCGAAGGTACCTTCATCGCCCCCAAAGGCCGCTATGCCCTGGTGGTTGGCCGCTTCAACAGCTTCGTGGTTGAAAGCCTGGTAAGCGGTGCCGTGGATGCCCTGGTTCGCCACGGTGTGAGCGAAAGCGACATCACTATCATCCGCGCTCCTGGCGCCTTCGAAATTCCACTGGTTGCGCAGAAAGTTGCACAGCAGGGTGAATACGCAGCGATCATCGCCCTGGGCGCGGTCATTCGTGGCGGTACTCCGCACTTCGAATACGTGGCTGGCGAATGCACCAAGGGCCTGGCCCAGGTGTCCATGGAGTTCGGCGTGCCGGTCGCCTTTGGCGTGCTGACCGTTGATTCCATCGAGCAAGCCATCGAACGTTCCGGCACCAAGGCCGGTAACAAAGGTGCTGAAGCTGCCCTGTCCGCCCTGGAAATGGTCAGCCTGCTGGCACAGTTGGAGGCCAAGTGA
- the ribBA gene encoding bifunctional 3,4-dihydroxy-2-butanone-4-phosphate synthase/GTP cyclohydrolase II, with amino-acid sequence MALNSIEELVEDIRQGKMVILMDDEDRENEGDLIMAAECCQPEHINFMAKHARGLICMPMSRERCELLKLPLMAPRNGSGFGTKFTVSIEATTGVTTGISAADRARTVQAAAAKDAKAEDIVSPGHIFPLMAQPGGTLARAGHTEAACDLARMAGFEPSGVICEVMNDDGTMSRRAELEEFAALHHIKIGTIADLIHYRMIHERTVQRIAEQPLDSELGQFNLVTYRDSVEGDVHMALTLGTICAEEPTLVRVHNMDPLRDLLMVKQPGRWSLRAAMSAVSEAGSGVVLLLGHPLDGDVLLAHIRETADHAPVKKPTTYSIVGAGSQILRDLGVRKMRLMSAPMKFNAISGFDLEVVEYVPSE; translated from the coding sequence GTGGCGCTCAACAGCATCGAAGAACTGGTTGAAGACATCCGCCAAGGCAAGATGGTCATCCTCATGGATGACGAAGACCGCGAGAATGAAGGCGACCTGATCATGGCCGCCGAGTGCTGCCAGCCGGAACACATCAACTTCATGGCCAAGCACGCCCGTGGCCTGATCTGCATGCCGATGAGCCGCGAGCGCTGCGAGCTGTTGAAGCTGCCGCTGATGGCACCGCGCAATGGTTCGGGGTTTGGCACCAAGTTCACCGTGTCCATCGAAGCCACCACCGGTGTGACCACCGGCATCTCCGCTGCTGACCGCGCCCGCACCGTACAAGCCGCCGCCGCGAAAGACGCCAAGGCTGAAGATATCGTCAGCCCCGGCCACATCTTCCCGCTGATGGCCCAACCGGGTGGCACCCTGGCCCGCGCCGGCCACACTGAAGCGGCCTGCGACCTGGCACGCATGGCCGGTTTCGAGCCGAGCGGCGTGATCTGCGAAGTGATGAACGACGACGGCACCATGTCCCGTCGCGCCGAGCTGGAAGAGTTTGCCGCGCTGCACCACATCAAAATCGGCACCATTGCCGACCTGATTCACTACCGGATGATCCACGAACGTACCGTTCAGCGGATTGCCGAGCAGCCGCTGGACAGCGAACTGGGCCAGTTCAACCTGGTGACCTATCGTGATTCCGTGGAAGGCGACGTGCACATGGCCCTGACACTGGGCACCATCTGCGCTGAAGAGCCGACCCTGGTGCGGGTGCACAACATGGACCCGCTGCGTGACCTGCTGATGGTCAAGCAACCGGGGCGCTGGAGCCTGCGGGCCGCGATGTCCGCGGTGTCCGAGGCCGGAAGCGGTGTGGTGTTGCTGCTGGGCCATCCGCTGGATGGCGACGTGTTGCTGGCGCATATCCGTGAAACCGCCGACCACGCGCCGGTGAAAAAACCGACCACCTACAGCATCGTCGGTGCCGGTTCGCAGATCCTGCGGGACCTGGGCGTGCGCAAAATGCGCCTGATGAGTGCGCCAATGAAATTTAATGCCATATCCGGTTTCGACCTGGAAGTAGTAGAATACGTGCCCTCCGAATAA
- a CDS encoding riboflavin synthase — MFTGIIESIGSIRAMTPKGGDVRLLVETGKLDLSDVKLGDSIAVSGVCLTVIELPGNGFAADVSRETLDCTAMNDLKSGSPVNLEKALTPTTRLGGHLVSGHVDGVGEVVARSENARAVEFRIRAPKELAKYIAHKGSITVDGTSLTVNAVNGAEFELTIIPHTLSETIMASYQPGRRVNLEVDLLARYLERLLLGDKAAEPTGSNITESFLAANGYLKS, encoded by the coding sequence ATGTTCACCGGCATTATCGAATCCATCGGCAGCATCCGTGCAATGACCCCAAAAGGTGGCGACGTACGCCTGCTGGTTGAAACCGGCAAGCTCGACCTGAGCGACGTCAAACTGGGCGACAGCATCGCCGTCAGCGGTGTGTGCCTGACCGTCATCGAGTTGCCTGGCAACGGCTTTGCCGCCGATGTCAGCCGGGAAACCCTGGACTGCACCGCGATGAACGACCTCAAGAGCGGCAGCCCGGTGAACCTGGAAAAAGCCCTGACCCCGACCACCCGTCTCGGCGGGCACCTGGTCAGCGGCCACGTTGACGGGGTGGGCGAAGTCGTCGCCCGCAGCGAAAACGCGCGTGCCGTGGAATTCCGTATCCGCGCACCGAAAGAGCTGGCCAAGTACATCGCCCACAAAGGCTCGATCACCGTCGACGGCACCAGCCTGACCGTGAACGCCGTGAACGGCGCCGAATTTGAACTGACCATCATTCCCCACACCCTGAGCGAAACCATCATGGCGTCGTACCAGCCGGGTCGCCGGGTGAACCTGGAAGTGGACTTGCTTGCCCGTTACCTGGAGCGCCTGTTGTTGGGCGATAAGGCCGCAGAGCCGACCGGGAGTAACATCACTGAAAGTTTTTTAGCCGCTAACGGCTACCTTAAATCCTGA
- the ribD gene encoding bifunctional diaminohydroxyphosphoribosylaminopyrimidine deaminase/5-amino-6-(5-phosphoribosylamino)uracil reductase RibD, with translation MNPPSAEQAVLDAHYMARALELARKGLYTTHPNPRVGCVIVRDGQVVGEGWHVRTGEPHAEVHALRAAGDKARGATAYVTLEPCSHHGHTPPCADALVNAGLARVVAAMQDPNPEVAGRGMRRLAQAGIETYSGLLENEARALNPGFLKRMEHGLPFVRVKLAMSLDGRTAMANGESQWITGPAARAAVQRLRAQASVVLTGADTVLADGARLTVRAAELGLDEETTALAMSRPPLRVLIDGRLRVPLNAPFFKAGPALVITCVTPDNQYPTGPECLVVPGVDGQVDLRSALVALAARGVNEVLVEAGPSLAGAFAQQGLVDEYVIFVAGKFLGSAARPLLDWPLEKLADAPQLKITEMRAVGDDWRVTAIPVPSASV, from the coding sequence ATGAACCCACCTTCGGCAGAACAAGCGGTGCTCGACGCCCATTACATGGCCCGTGCCCTGGAATTGGCGCGCAAGGGCCTGTACACCACGCACCCCAACCCACGGGTTGGCTGTGTGATCGTGCGTGACGGGCAAGTTGTCGGCGAAGGCTGGCACGTGCGCACCGGCGAGCCTCATGCGGAAGTCCACGCCCTGCGGGCAGCGGGCGATAAAGCCCGGGGCGCCACCGCCTACGTGACCCTTGAACCGTGCAGCCACCACGGGCACACGCCGCCGTGCGCCGATGCGCTGGTGAATGCCGGTTTGGCCCGTGTGGTCGCGGCGATGCAGGACCCGAACCCGGAAGTCGCCGGGCGTGGCATGCGTCGCCTGGCCCAGGCCGGGATCGAGACTTACAGCGGCTTGCTGGAGAATGAGGCGCGGGCGCTTAACCCGGGCTTCCTCAAGCGCATGGAACATGGCCTGCCGTTTGTGCGGGTCAAATTGGCCATGAGCCTGGACGGTCGCACCGCGATGGCCAACGGCGAAAGCCAATGGATCACCGGCCCGGCCGCCCGTGCCGCTGTGCAGCGTTTGCGGGCCCAGGCCAGTGTGGTGCTGACCGGTGCCGACACGGTGCTGGCCGATGGTGCTCGCCTGACCGTACGCGCCGCCGAGCTCGGCCTGGATGAAGAAACCACTGCCCTGGCGATGTCCCGTCCGCCGCTGCGCGTGCTGATCGACGGCCGCTTGCGGGTGCCGCTGAATGCGCCGTTCTTCAAGGCCGGCCCTGCGTTGGTCATCACCTGCGTGACGCCGGACAACCAGTACCCCACAGGCCCTGAGTGCCTGGTGGTGCCGGGTGTCGACGGCCAGGTCGACCTGCGTTCCGCGCTGGTGGCCCTGGCCGCCCGTGGCGTCAACGAAGTGCTGGTGGAAGCCGGCCCGAGTCTGGCGGGCGCCTTCGCCCAGCAAGGCCTGGTGGACGAGTACGTGATATTCGTCGCCGGCAAGTTCCTCGGCTCCGCTGCCCGGCCTTTGTTGGACTGGCCGCTTGAGAAACTGGCCGACGCCCCCCAACTCAAGATCACTGAAATGCGCGCTGTGGGCGACGACTGGCGAGTCACTGCCATTCCTGTGCCATCAGCGAGCGTATAA
- the nrdR gene encoding transcriptional regulator NrdR, producing the protein MHCPFCGANDTKVIDSRLVAEGEQVRRRRECLASGCGERFTTFETAELVLPRLIKTDGSRQPFDEEKLRAGMQRALEKRPVSVERLEAALVHIKHKLRATGEREVKSLVVGELVMAELQKLDEVAYIRFASVYRRFQDLNEFREEIDRLAREPVKE; encoded by the coding sequence ATGCACTGTCCCTTCTGCGGTGCCAACGACACCAAGGTCATTGACTCGCGTCTGGTCGCCGAGGGCGAACAGGTGCGTCGCCGGCGTGAATGCCTGGCTTCTGGCTGCGGTGAGCGTTTCACCACCTTCGAAACCGCCGAACTGGTATTGCCACGTCTGATCAAGACCGACGGCAGTCGCCAGCCCTTCGACGAAGAAAAACTGCGCGCCGGAATGCAGCGCGCCCTGGAAAAACGCCCGGTGAGTGTCGAGCGGCTGGAAGCGGCGCTGGTGCATATCAAGCACAAGCTGCGGGCTACCGGCGAGCGCGAAGTCAAATCCCTGGTCGTTGGAGAACTGGTGATGGCCGAGCTGCAAAAGCTCGACGAAGTCGCCTATATCCGTTTCGCCTCGGTGTATCGACGCTTCCAGGACCTCAACGAGTTCCGCGAAGAGATCGACCGCCTGGCCCGTGAGCCGGTAAAAGAATGA
- a CDS encoding YbaY family lipoprotein: MQLRPLVLLTLLGFLVACSSHTPKPAPPAPAPQQEKKLPGVEEDLGPLPAYQREVSGQLNGVPAGAEVELALLVIDDRSRPQQLLASSVLIGNNKPLAFRLRFNPEAFPAGGRVELRGRASQSGQLILHLPPVRITQAITQTTGPLQLVPAP, encoded by the coding sequence ATGCAGTTACGACCACTTGTTTTACTCACGTTGCTTGGTTTCCTGGTCGCCTGCAGCAGCCATACCCCAAAACCCGCACCGCCCGCTCCGGCGCCGCAACAAGAGAAAAAATTGCCGGGTGTGGAAGAAGACCTCGGCCCGCTGCCCGCCTACCAGCGTGAAGTCAGCGGCCAATTGAACGGCGTACCGGCCGGGGCTGAAGTCGAATTGGCGCTGCTGGTGATCGACGACCGTTCGCGCCCGCAACAACTGCTCGCCAGCAGCGTGCTGATCGGCAACAACAAGCCGTTGGCGTTCCGCCTGCGCTTCAACCCCGAGGCTTTCCCGGCAGGCGGACGCGTTGAGCTGCGTGGCCGCGCCAGCCAGTCCGGCCAGTTGATCCTGCACCTGCCGCCCGTACGCATCACCCAAGCGATCACCCAGACCACCGGCCCGCTGCAACTCGTTCCCGCACCATGA
- a CDS encoding class I SAM-dependent methyltransferase: MTPPLDLQRALSDLIGDAQLVPCPLPGTALSLWLLDADNMDRAFSPEETRRILHEPPYWSFCWASGLALARYLAANPAWVAGKRVLDFGAGSGVAGIAAVKAGALEVVACDLDPLALAACRANAELNGVTLGYSEDFFAEADRFDLILVADVLYDRANLPLLDQFLTRGREALVADSRVRDFQHPDYQRLEILDALTLPDLAEPWEFRKVSLYHSQRA, encoded by the coding sequence ATGACGCCACCGCTGGACTTGCAACGCGCCCTCAGCGACCTGATCGGCGATGCCCAACTGGTGCCCTGCCCGCTGCCGGGCACCGCGTTGTCGCTGTGGCTGCTGGACGCCGACAACATGGACCGCGCCTTCAGCCCCGAAGAAACCCGACGCATCCTGCATGAGCCGCCGTACTGGAGCTTTTGCTGGGCCAGCGGTTTGGCGCTGGCACGATACCTGGCGGCCAATCCCGCGTGGGTCGCGGGCAAGCGGGTGCTGGATTTTGGCGCAGGTTCAGGCGTTGCCGGGATTGCTGCGGTAAAGGCCGGAGCGCTGGAAGTGGTGGCATGCGACCTTGATCCACTGGCCCTGGCCGCCTGCCGGGCGAATGCCGAACTCAACGGCGTAACACTGGGCTATTCAGAAGACTTCTTCGCCGAAGCCGACCGGTTTGACCTGATCCTGGTCGCCGATGTGCTGTACGACCGGGCGAACCTGCCGCTGCTGGACCAGTTCCTCACCCGGGGCCGCGAAGCGCTGGTCGCCGATTCCCGGGTTCGGGACTTCCAGCACCCGGACTACCAGCGCCTGGAAATCCTCGACGCCCTGACCCTGCCCGACCTGGCCGAGCCCTGGGAGTTTCGCAAGGTGAGCCTGTACCATTCGCAGCGCGCTTGA
- the trxA gene encoding thioredoxin — MSEPTPYIFDATTATFDQAVIQNSFEKPVLVDFWAEWCAPCKALMPMLAQIAESYQGELLLAKVDCDAEPDVVSRFGIRSLPTVVLFKDGQPVDGFAGAQPESAVRAMLEPHVQMPPPAAADPLEQAQALFAEGRITDAEAVLVTLLGEDNTNAAALILYARCLAERGELNEAQTVLDAVKSDDHKAALAGAKAQITFLRQAADLPDAADLKARLAQNPQDDEAVYQLAVQQLARQQYDAALDGLLKLFIRNRSYSEGLPHKTLLQVFELLGNDHPLVTVYRRKLFAALY, encoded by the coding sequence ATGAGTGAGCCCACGCCGTACATCTTCGACGCCACCACCGCCACGTTTGACCAGGCGGTGATCCAGAACTCTTTCGAAAAACCCGTGCTGGTGGATTTCTGGGCCGAGTGGTGCGCGCCGTGCAAGGCGTTGATGCCGATGCTCGCGCAGATCGCCGAGAGCTATCAGGGTGAGTTGCTGCTGGCCAAGGTCGATTGCGATGCCGAGCCGGACGTGGTCTCGCGCTTTGGCATTCGCAGCTTGCCGACGGTGGTGCTGTTCAAGGATGGCCAGCCGGTCGACGGGTTTGCCGGTGCGCAACCCGAGTCTGCCGTGCGCGCGATGCTGGAGCCGCACGTGCAAATGCCCCCGCCGGCGGCTGCCGATCCGCTGGAGCAGGCCCAGGCGTTGTTTGCCGAAGGCCGTATCACCGACGCCGAGGCCGTGCTGGTCACCCTGCTGGGCGAAGACAACACCAACGCCGCCGCGCTGATTCTGTACGCGCGCTGCCTGGCTGAACGCGGCGAGCTGAATGAAGCGCAAACCGTGCTCGACGCGGTCAAGAGCGATGATCACAAAGCCGCCCTGGCCGGCGCCAAGGCGCAGATCACCTTCTTGCGCCAGGCCGCCGACCTGCCGGACGCCGCAGACTTGAAAGCCCGCCTGGCGCAAAACCCGCAGGATGACGAGGCGGTGTATCAGCTGGCCGTGCAGCAACTGGCGCGCCAGCAATACGACGCCGCGCTGGACGGCTTGCTCAAGCTGTTCATCCGCAACCGCAGCTACAGCGAAGGCCTGCCCCACAAGACGCTGTTGCAGGTGTTCGAATTGCTGGGCAACGATCACCCGCTTGTCACGGTTTACCGCCGCAAGCTGTTCGCCGCGCTGTACTGA
- a CDS encoding DUF2796 domain-containing protein codes for MRRLLLALPFALLPLAIAQAADEHDHDHEHGSLGAHEHGVGRLNAVLDGQALELELDSPAMNLVGFEHLATTAGDKAKVAAARKQLEQPLVLFSLPKAAGCVISTQELNSPLFGDKPEADHDDDDDDHATDGKGAAAHEHHHDHSEIHAHYQFTCATPTALSNLDLTQVFKTFPATQKIQVQLIGPNGQQGVEATAQAATLKF; via the coding sequence ATGCGCCGTTTGCTGCTCGCTTTGCCGTTTGCCCTGTTGCCACTGGCCATCGCCCAGGCTGCCGACGAGCACGACCATGACCACGAGCACGGCAGCCTCGGTGCCCACGAACACGGTGTGGGCCGCCTCAACGCGGTGCTCGACGGCCAGGCCCTGGAGCTGGAACTGGACAGCCCGGCGATGAACCTGGTGGGTTTCGAACACCTGGCCACCACGGCTGGCGACAAAGCCAAGGTCGCCGCTGCCCGCAAGCAACTGGAGCAACCGTTGGTGCTGTTCAGCCTGCCCAAGGCCGCCGGCTGTGTGATCAGCACCCAGGAGCTGAACAGCCCGCTGTTTGGCGACAAACCTGAAGCCGACCATGACGACGACGATGACGACCACGCCACCGACGGCAAAGGCGCCGCCGCCCACGAACATCATCACGACCACAGCGAAATTCACGCTCACTACCAGTTCACCTGCGCCACGCCGACCGCGTTGAGCAACCTCGACCTGACCCAGGTGTTCAAGACCTTCCCCGCCACCCAGAAAATTCAGGTACAACTCATTGGCCCGAACGGCCAGCAGGGTGTGGAAGCGACGGCGCAGGCAGCTACCCTGAAATTCTGA
- a CDS encoding ABC transporter ATP-binding protein: MTQALIELSDLGFNWPGHPQLLDIPAFRLEPGETLFLKGPSGSGKTTLLGLLGGVQKPSRGSIRLLGQELTELSAGARDRFRVDHTGYIFQQFNLLPFLSVRENVELPCHFSKLRAQRAIQRHGSVDQAAATLLAHLGLKDKNLLERRADSLSIGQQQRVAAARALIGQPELVIADEPTSALDYDAREAFIQLLFAECREAGASLLFVSHDQSLAPLFDRNLSLAELNRAATPVEV; encoded by the coding sequence ATGACCCAAGCACTTATCGAACTGTCTGACCTGGGCTTCAACTGGCCCGGTCACCCACAGTTGCTGGACATCCCGGCGTTTCGCCTGGAGCCGGGGGAAACCCTGTTCCTCAAGGGCCCCAGCGGCAGCGGCAAGACTACCCTGCTGGGCCTGTTGGGCGGTGTGCAAAAGCCCAGTCGCGGCAGTATTCGCCTGCTCGGCCAGGAGCTGACCGAACTTTCGGCCGGCGCCCGCGACCGCTTTCGCGTCGACCACACCGGCTACATCTTCCAGCAGTTCAACCTGCTGCCGTTTCTCTCCGTACGCGAGAACGTCGAGCTGCCCTGCCACTTCTCCAAGCTGCGGGCACAGCGGGCGATCCAGCGTCACGGCAGCGTCGACCAGGCCGCCGCGACCCTGCTCGCCCACCTGGGCCTGAAGGACAAAAACCTGCTGGAGCGCCGCGCCGATTCCCTGTCCATCGGCCAGCAACAACGAGTGGCCGCCGCCCGCGCGCTGATCGGCCAGCCGGAACTGGTGATCGCCGACGAGCCGACTTCAGCCCTGGACTACGACGCCCGGGAAGCCTTCATCCAGTTGCTGTTCGCCGAATGCCGCGAAGCAGGCGCCAGCCTGTTGTTCGTCAGCCATGACCAGAGCCTGGCGCCGCTGTTCGACCGCAACCTGTCGCTGGCCGAACTCAATCGCGCCGCCACGCCCGTAGAGGTTTGA